In a single window of the Luteibacter rhizovicinus DSM 16549 genome:
- a CDS encoding bestrophin family protein yields the protein MTVHSRTPTVRSILFTLNGSIIPVIWRRVLYTILLSVVVVWADFHLYTLKVGLNAAPLTLMGLTLAIFLGFRNTVAYQRWWEARTLWGELIIASRNIARQTLSYLPDASPDSRRELVQSLIAYTYAMRHYLRAKDPSADLAPWLPPQTLAAVMAAPNRPSALLAHIGVAYAAAARAEGASPILLAAIDKELGTLSHVLGGCERIQGTPLPYAYLLLLHRTVHIYCFLLPFCLVALVGWFTPLLVGVLAYTFFGLDALGDQIEDPFDILPNDLPLDAYCTTVKTDLLALLDTAPVGADSAAMAPR from the coding sequence ATGACCGTCCACTCGCGCACCCCGACCGTCCGCTCCATCCTGTTCACCCTCAACGGGTCGATCATCCCGGTGATCTGGCGGCGCGTGCTGTACACGATCCTGTTGTCGGTCGTCGTGGTCTGGGCGGATTTTCATCTGTACACCCTGAAGGTCGGCCTGAACGCCGCGCCGCTCACCCTGATGGGTCTGACGCTGGCGATCTTCCTTGGCTTCCGCAACACGGTGGCCTACCAGCGCTGGTGGGAAGCCCGCACGCTGTGGGGCGAGCTGATCATCGCGTCGCGGAACATCGCCCGGCAGACCCTGTCCTACCTTCCCGATGCCAGCCCCGATTCCCGGCGCGAGCTCGTGCAGTCGCTGATCGCCTACACGTATGCCATGCGGCACTATCTGCGGGCCAAGGATCCCTCGGCTGACCTTGCGCCCTGGCTGCCGCCCCAGACGCTGGCCGCCGTCATGGCCGCACCCAACCGGCCGAGCGCCCTGCTCGCGCACATCGGCGTGGCCTACGCCGCGGCCGCACGCGCCGAAGGTGCCAGCCCCATCCTGCTGGCCGCCATCGACAAGGAGCTGGGGACCTTGTCCCACGTGCTCGGTGGCTGCGAGAGGATCCAGGGCACGCCCCTGCCCTACGCCTACCTGCTGCTGTTGCACCGGACGGTGCACATCTACTGCTTCCTGCTGCCGTTCTGCCTGGTCGCCCTGGTCGGCTGGTTTACGCCGCTACTCGTCGGCGTGCTCGCCTACACCTTCTTCGGCCTCGATGCCCTGGGCGACCAGATCGAAGACCCCTTCGACATCCTGCCGAACGACCTGCCGCTGGATGCCTACTGCACCACGGTGAAAACCGACCTGCTAGCCCTGCTGGACACCGCTCCTGTAGGAGCCGATTCAGCGGCGATGGCTCCGCGATAA